In one Nicotiana sylvestris chromosome 8, ASM39365v2, whole genome shotgun sequence genomic region, the following are encoded:
- the LOC138874485 gene encoding uncharacterized protein, translating into MGLKMAIDLDVHELLVMGDSDLLIRQAQGEWETRDIKLILYRQCVRDLSKIFKSIEFRYIPRFHNELADALATLASMLPYPGNTHIDPLEIQVRNQHGYCNTIETEPDGEAWYHDIKQFLKTREYPEHAKGDQKITIRRLASGFFLNGEILYKRTPDLNLLRCIDATEAERIMTEVHSGVCGPHMNGYVLAKKIIRAGYYWLTMERDCFRFVRKCHQCQIHGDLIHSPPSELHPMSSPWTFVAWGMDWVEAVTFKAVTKKAVVDFVHSNIICRFGIPKTIITDNAANLNSHLMKEALPYSASDD; encoded by the exons atgggtttgaaaatggccatcgatctggatgtgcatgaactattagttatgggagattctgacttgcttatccggcaagcccaaggcgaatgggagactcgagatatCAAACTTATTCTGTATAGACAATGTGTACGAGACTTGAGCAAAATATTCAAATCTATCGAGTTCAGATACATTCCCCGGTTTCACAACGAGCTAGccgatgccttggctactctAGCCTCGATGCTCCCTTATCCAGGCAACACCCATATTGATCCACTAGAAATCCAAGTTCGGAATCAGCACGGTTACTGTAATACAATCGAGACAGAACCAGATGGTGAAgcatggtatcatgacataaaaCAATTcctgaaaacaagagaatatccagagcatgccAAAGGAGATCAAAAAATAACTATAAGGCGACTCGCCAGTGGTTTCTTCCTGAATGGGGAAAttctgtacaagaggaccccagatttaaacttgttgagatgcatagatgctacagAAGCAGAGCGGATCATGACTGAAGTGCATTCAGGGGTATGCGGACCTCATATGAATGGATATGTTTTGGCGAAGAAGATTATACGGGCAGGGTATtactggcttaccatggagcgagattgctttAGATTTGTTCGCAAGTGTCACCAGTGCCAGATTCATGGTGACTTGATTCACTCGCCTccttcggagttgcatcccatgtcctctccttggactttcgttgcttggggaatggat tgggtggaagccgtcactttcaaagcagtcaccaagaaagcagtggtagactttGTTCACTCCAACATCATTTGtcgctttggtatcccaaagaccattatcactgacaatgcagccaatctaaatagtcatttgatgaaggag GCTCTACCATATAGCGCAAGTGACGATTAA
- the LOC138874486 gene encoding uncharacterized protein, translating to MDNSDEIELVNDNPQGQSVDQESEEIRKLRQQLSDVYQAWVSGRPPPQGPLEGTYTIPQATQPPLHATSDPILPPGYVPNYSLHAAPSTSYIRPPAAPVRNTPLIVSSAPVYTIPPPPPVMKPNNEPPSYAYDRQYYSPNMAFGVSTSYNQTPRYESPVENEMPATTIEPDEMARKMKSLEQNIKNIQGLGGHKSVSFSDLCIFPHIHLPRGFKTPKFEKYDGHGDPIAHLKRYCNQLRSAGGKEELLMAYFGESLVGVASEWFIDQDISHWHVWDDMAQAFVKQFQYNIDIAPDHNSLSNMKKKPTESFREYAIKWREQTARVKPPMDNHELITVFLEAQEPDYFQNMMSAMGRPFAEAIKIGEMVENGLKTGRIVSQAALKATTQAIQNGSGSFANRKKRDEGSMMTSGSREVQRGASHPYVQVQQVRSSYPQHYYPPPIPQYCVGPPQCTVFNAQSYARPPNHQLRAPAPRGPRPQK from the coding sequence ATGGATAACAGTGATGAAATCGAGTTGGTCAATGACAATCCGCAGGGTCAGTCAGTTGATCAAGagtctgaggagataagaaaattGAGACAACAACTGTCAGATGTATATCAAGCTTGGGTTTCCGGTCGACCTCCACCCCAGGGTCCCTTAGAGGGAACTTACACCATACCCCAGGCTACTCAACCACCGCTCCATGCAACGAGCGACCCCATTCTACCACCAGGGTATGTGCCAAATTACAGCCTCCATGCTGCCCCCAGTACCTCCTATATACGACCTCCAGCCGCACCGGTCAGGAACACCCCTCTCATCGTGTCTAGCGCACCGGTATATACAATCCCGCCACCACCTCCTGTGATGAAGCCAAATAATGAGCCACCATCTTATGCTTATGATAGACAATACTATTCTCCGAATATGGCTTTTGGGGTCTCGACTTCATACAATCAGACTCCTCGATACGAATCACCAGTGGAAAATGAAATGCCTGCCACGACGATTGAGCCCGATGAGATGGCCAGGAAAATGAAAAGTCTTGAACAGAATATAAAGAACATACAGGGACTAGGTGGTCACAAAAGTGTTTCATTCAGTGATCTATGTATATTCCCTCACATCCATTTGCCACGAGGGttcaagactccaaaatttgagaaatatgatggacacggcgaccctatcgcccacttgaaaaggtactgcaaccagctGAGGAGTGCGGGAGGAAAGGAAGAGTTGCTGATGGCTTACTTTGGGGAAAGCCTTGTGGgggtagcttccgaatggttcattgaccaagacatctctcactggcatgtttgggatgacatggcccaggccttcgtcaagcaattccaatacaacattgatattgcaccAGACCACAATTCCCTAtccaatatgaagaaaaagccgacggaaagctttagggagtacgccatcaagtggagggagcagacggccagagttaagccacccatggataatCATGAGTTGATCACTGTCTTTTTGGAGGCTCAAGAGCctgattatttccaaaacatgatgtctgcaatgggtaGGCCTTTTgctgaagcaatcaagataggggaAATGGTCGAAAATGGCTTAAAGACTGGCAGAATTGTAAGTCAGGCTGCTCTCAAAGCCACCACCCAAGCCATCCAAAATGGGTCGGGAAGTTTTGCAAATAGGAAAAAGAGAGATGAAGGTTCAATGATGACCTCGGGATCTAGGGAAGTTCAAAGAGGGGCATCACACCCTTATGTGCAAGTTCAGCAGGTGCGATCCAGCTACCCTCAACATTACTATCCCCCGCCAATTCCTCAATACTGTGTGGGCCCACCACAATGTACGGTGTTCAATGCTCAATCATATGCTCGGCCTCCCAATCATCAGTTACGGGCACCAGCTCCAAGGGGCCCCCGTCCTCAGAAATAA